A stretch of Salvelinus namaycush isolate Seneca chromosome 42, SaNama_1.0, whole genome shotgun sequence DNA encodes these proteins:
- the ppa2 gene encoding inorganic pyrophosphatase 2, mitochondrial isoform X1, protein MRLLLRSSLWYTSAFLGSHTAFKSELVTQAITSYLIKTMHYQTEERGRPNSSDYRMYFKTSDGKYISPFHDIPLIADGDQENDVPSKKLKKNDNEVLYNMVVEVPRWSNAKMEIATKEPLNPIKQDMKKGKLRYVANVFPHKGYIWNYGALPQTWEDPNHTDKDTKCCGDNDPIDVCEIGTLVCSPGQVIQVKVLGVLAMIDEGETDWKLIAINVDDPEAPSLNSIEDVRKSRSGHLEATVDWFKKYKVPDGKPENQFAFNGQFKDKDFAVEVIKSTHEHWRALVQKQTNGGEIDCKNVSVCESPFKFTGEDACNVVKSAPAGGEALPVSPEVDKWHFLSK, encoded by the exons ATGCGTTTGCTTCTGCGCTCTTCGCTATGGTACACATCGGCATTTCTTGGTTCGCATACTGCCTTTAAAAGCGAGCTTGTCACACAAGCAATTACCTCATATCTGATAAAAACGATGCATTATCAAACCGAAGAGCGAGGACGCCCGAACTCCTCTGACTACAGGATGTATTTTA AAACCTCTGACGGGAAATACATCTCTCCCTTTCATGATATTCCACTTATCGCCGATGGAGATCag GAAAATGATGTGCCATCTAAAAAACTGAAGAAGAATGACAATGAG GTTCTGTATAACATGGTTGTGGAGGTACCTCGATGGTCCAATGCCAAAATGGAG ATTGCAACCAAGGAACCACTGAACCCGATCAAGCAGGATATGAAGAAGGGCAAACTCCGATACGTGGCCAACGTGTTTCCTCATAAAGGTTACATCTGGAACTACGGGGCGCTCCCACAG ACATGGGAAGACCCGAACCACACGGACAAGGACACCAAGTGCTGCGGTGACAACGACCCCATAGACGTCTGCGAAATTGGCACGCTG GTGTGTTCCCCAGGTCAGGTGATCCAGGTGAAAGTGCTAGGGGTCCTGGCCATGATCGACGAGGGAGAGACGGACTGGAAGCTGATAGCCATCAACGTTGACGACCCAGAGGCCCCCAGCCTTAACA GTATCGAGGATGTCCGCAAGAGCAGATCAGGTCATTTGGAGGCCACGGTCGACTGGTTTAAAAAATACAAGGTGCCAGACGGCAAGCCCGAAAACCAGTTTGCGTTCAATGGACAGTTCAAAGACAAG GACTTTGCTGTGGAGGTCATTAAGTCCACTCACGAGCACTGGAGGGCACTGGTGCAGAAGCAGACTAATGGTGGCGAGATAGATTG TAAAAACGTCTCTGTCTGCGAGAGCCCTTTCAAATTCACTGGGGAGGACGCCTGCAATGTGGTCAAATCG GCTCCTGCTGGTGGCGAGGCACTTCCTGTATCTCCAGAAG TGGACAAGTGGCATTTCCTTTCCAAGTGA
- the ppa2 gene encoding inorganic pyrophosphatase 2, mitochondrial isoform X2, whose product MTKTWPLVRVNETSDGKYISPFHDIPLIADGDQENDVPSKKLKKNDNEVLYNMVVEVPRWSNAKMEIATKEPLNPIKQDMKKGKLRYVANVFPHKGYIWNYGALPQTWEDPNHTDKDTKCCGDNDPIDVCEIGTLVCSPGQVIQVKVLGVLAMIDEGETDWKLIAINVDDPEAPSLNSIEDVRKSRSGHLEATVDWFKKYKVPDGKPENQFAFNGQFKDKDFAVEVIKSTHEHWRALVQKQTNGGEIDCKNVSVCESPFKFTGEDACNVVKSAPAGGEALPVSPEVDKWHFLSK is encoded by the exons ATGACCAAAACGTGGCCGCTAGTTAGGGTAAATG AAACCTCTGACGGGAAATACATCTCTCCCTTTCATGATATTCCACTTATCGCCGATGGAGATCag GAAAATGATGTGCCATCTAAAAAACTGAAGAAGAATGACAATGAG GTTCTGTATAACATGGTTGTGGAGGTACCTCGATGGTCCAATGCCAAAATGGAG ATTGCAACCAAGGAACCACTGAACCCGATCAAGCAGGATATGAAGAAGGGCAAACTCCGATACGTGGCCAACGTGTTTCCTCATAAAGGTTACATCTGGAACTACGGGGCGCTCCCACAG ACATGGGAAGACCCGAACCACACGGACAAGGACACCAAGTGCTGCGGTGACAACGACCCCATAGACGTCTGCGAAATTGGCACGCTG GTGTGTTCCCCAGGTCAGGTGATCCAGGTGAAAGTGCTAGGGGTCCTGGCCATGATCGACGAGGGAGAGACGGACTGGAAGCTGATAGCCATCAACGTTGACGACCCAGAGGCCCCCAGCCTTAACA GTATCGAGGATGTCCGCAAGAGCAGATCAGGTCATTTGGAGGCCACGGTCGACTGGTTTAAAAAATACAAGGTGCCAGACGGCAAGCCCGAAAACCAGTTTGCGTTCAATGGACAGTTCAAAGACAAG GACTTTGCTGTGGAGGTCATTAAGTCCACTCACGAGCACTGGAGGGCACTGGTGCAGAAGCAGACTAATGGTGGCGAGATAGATTG TAAAAACGTCTCTGTCTGCGAGAGCCCTTTCAAATTCACTGGGGAGGACGCCTGCAATGTGGTCAAATCG GCTCCTGCTGGTGGCGAGGCACTTCCTGTATCTCCAGAAG TGGACAAGTGGCATTTCCTTTCCAAGTGA